The genomic region CTGTCGGGGGCCGACCCTTTGGTTGGCCCCCCTCTGGGCCGACCCCCAGTACGTCTAATCAGCCAAGGATCGCTTTCAGATCCTGGTCCGGCGTGGCGATCGGCTTGATGTCGAAGTTCTCGACCAGCACGTTGAGCACGTTCGGCGTGATGAACGCCGGCAGGCTCGGACCAAGCCGAATGCCCTTGATGCCGAGGTGCAAAAGCGTCAGCAGAATGGCTACCGCCTTCTGCTCGTACCATGACAGCACCATCGAAAGCGGCAGATCATTGACCCCGACATTGAACGCTTTCGCAAGCGCGACTGCGATTTGGATCGCGGAGTATGCGTCGTTGCATTGCCCGACATCGAGCAGGCGCGGAATGCCGCCGATATCGCCGAGGTCTTTATCGAAGAAGCGGAACTTGCCGCATGCCAGCGTCAGGACCACACAATCCTTCGGCACCTTCTCAACGAATTCCGTGTAGTAATTGCGCCCCGGTTTCGCCCCGTCGCAGCCGGCTACCAGGAAGAAATGACGGATGGCTTTCCCTTTGACCGCCTCGATCACCTTATCGGCGACGCCAAGCACCGCGTTCCGGGCAAAACCGACCATGACCGCTTTGCCGTTAACATCGGCCTGGAACCCGGGCAGCTCGAGCGCTTTCTTGATCACCGGCGCGAAATTGTGATCTGTCACGTGAGCGACTCCCGGCCAGCCCACCAATCCGGTCGTAAAGATGTTGTCTTTATACGTGTCGCGGGGCTTCTGCAGGCAGTTAGTCGTCATCAGGATAGCACCCGGAAAATCGGCAAACTCTCGCTGCTGGTTCTGCCACGCCGTGCCGTAATGCCCGTAAAAATGAGCGTATTTCTTCAGAGCCGGATACGCATGTGTCGGCAGCATCTCTCCGTGGGTATATATGTTGATGCCCTTACCCTCGGTCTGCTTGAGCAACTCCTCGAGGTCTTTCAGGTCGTGCCCGGATATCAGAATAGCCTTTCCCTTCTTCGCGCCGAGCGGCACCTTCGTCGGCACGGGATGGCCATATGCGCCGGTATTCGCAGCGTCAAGAAGTTCCATTGTCCTCAGATTTATCCCGCCGCATTTTAGCGCCATTCCCACCAGATCGTTCGCGCTCAAATCCGTCCGCAAAAGCGCGGCGAGCGCCTCATGAATGAACGCATATACGGCGTCGTCCTCTTGCCCCAGGATGCGCGCATGGTCCGCATAGGCCGCAACGCCTTTTACGCCAAATAGCAGAATATGCTGAAGCGAAACGATATCCGGCGCTACGGCGGGATGTGCTTTCGGACCGACCGCCTCGCCCTGTTTGACCATGCCTTCCAGAGTCGATTCCGGACGGAAATCGGCGGCAACCTCTTTGAAGGCCACTTTGCCGCCAGCCGCCTTTACCTTTCCCTTCAGCCTCTCCCTCAGCTCCACTGCCCGCCGGATCATCCCGACGAACCGCTGAGGATCGAAGTCCACGTTTGTCAGGGTCGAAAAGAGAGCCTGAGCGGTAAATGCATTTACCTCTTGGTCAACAACGCCGGCTTTGCGGCCTTCCACCGCATAAAGGGACAACCCTTTGAGCGCGTGGATCAAAAGGTCTTGCAGATTGGCTACTTCGGGTTGCTTCCCGCAGACGCCCACCTTCGTGCAGCCTTCACCTTTGGCTGTCTGTTCGCACTGGTAGCAGAACATTTGGTTATCCATTTCTTCCTCCTCCATTGTCAATGAAATCATAAGCCCACAGTTATTTTTACATTAGATCCTGTATCCTGCTATCAATATACGCCTCAAACCCCCGCTTTGCTTTGACATAAGTCACATTGGAAGAAAATCCAAAAATTTTTTCGCCATGTCTGGAAGGTGCAGA from Candidatus Abyssobacteria bacterium SURF_5 harbors:
- a CDS encoding hydroxylamine reductase, producing the protein MFCYQCEQTAKGEGCTKVGVCGKQPEVANLQDLLIHALKGLSLYAVEGRKAGVVDQEVNAFTAQALFSTLTNVDFDPQRFVGMIRRAVELRERLKGKVKAAGGKVAFKEVAADFRPESTLEGMVKQGEAVGPKAHPAVAPDIVSLQHILLFGVKGVAAYADHARILGQEDDAVYAFIHEALAALLRTDLSANDLVGMALKCGGINLRTMELLDAANTGAYGHPVPTKVPLGAKKGKAILISGHDLKDLEELLKQTEGKGINIYTHGEMLPTHAYPALKKYAHFYGHYGTAWQNQQREFADFPGAILMTTNCLQKPRDTYKDNIFTTGLVGWPGVAHVTDHNFAPVIKKALELPGFQADVNGKAVMVGFARNAVLGVADKVIEAVKGKAIRHFFLVAGCDGAKPGRNYYTEFVEKVPKDCVVLTLACGKFRFFDKDLGDIGGIPRLLDVGQCNDAYSAIQIAVALAKAFNVGVNDLPLSMVLSWYEQKAVAILLTLLHLGIKGIRLGPSLPAFITPNVLNVLVENFDIKPIATPDQDLKAILG